Genomic DNA from Frankiaceae bacterium:
TCGTGTTCTGCCACGGCCTGGCCCTCAACCAAGACAGCTGGCACCACCAGCGCCGCGACCTGGCCGACCTGGGTCGCCTGGTGTTCTGGGACCAGCGCGGCCACGGCCGGTCCGGTCGCGGCACGGCCGAGAGTGCCACCATTGACCAGCTCGGTCATGACCTGCGGTCGGTCCTCACCGCGACCGCGCCGAAGGGCAAGCTCGTGCTCGTCGGGCACTCGATGGGCGGCATGACGATCATGTCGCTGGCGAAGCAGCGGCCGGAGCTGTTCGGGACGCGGGTCGTCGGCGCGGTGCTCGTCGCGACGTCCGCGGGCGGCGTGGCGGAGGCGCTCGTGCCGATCCCGGCGCGGGTGGCGGACGTGCTGTCCGTACGCCTGCTGCCGCGCGTGCAGCGCGTCGCCGGGCGGCCCGTCGTGGCGGCAGGGCGGCGCGCGGGCAGCGACCTGAACTTCGTGTTCACCAAGCTCTGGGGCTTCGGCGACAACCCTTCGCCGGCGCAGGTCGAGCTGGTCGAGCGCATGACGTCGGCGACGCCGCTGGACGTGCTGCTGGCGTTCGTGCCGACGTTCCGCGAGC
This window encodes:
- a CDS encoding alpha/beta fold hydrolase, with amino-acid sequence VFCHGLALNQDSWHHQRRDLADLGRLVFWDQRGHGRSGRGTAESATIDQLGHDLRSVLTATAPKGKLVLVGHSMGGMTIMSLAKQRPELFGTRVVGAVLVATSAGGVAEALVPIPARVADVLSVRLLPRVQRVAGRPVVAAGRRAGSDLNFVFTKLWGFGDNPSPAQVELVERMTSATPLDVLLAFVPTFREHDLYEGLDALAKVPTLVFGGTRDRITPYSHSEEIARRIPGTHFVTVTGAGHMLMIERAPLVNLHLRAFLRKAARNAAESRGA